One Microbacter margulisiae genomic window carries:
- a CDS encoding peptidylprolyl isomerase, with protein sequence MRYIANRLSFLFMLLLIVQFGYAQSNVIDQVIWVVGDEPILLSDVENQKLQMQYQGDKINGDPDCVIPEQIAIQKLFLHQAKIDSVTVSESSVSAEVDRRINYFISQIGSTEKLEEYFNKTLPQIRDQLHTTVRDEMIVQQMQQKLIGDVEVTPEAVRKYYMKLNPDSIPTVPATVEAQIITQYPVIPQSEIDRIKARLRSFANRVDSGQVDFATLAMLYSEDPGSAQHGGELGFLGRAQLDPAFANVAFSLTNPKKVSRVVQTEYGYHIIQLIAKQGDRVDVRHILLKPQITPEEEQTVLHRLDSVATLVHTNKMTFDEAVMHFSMDKNTVMNNGLMMNSSTGDSKFELQQLPPEIAKQANKLSVGEVSNAFLMINPENNREEGAIIKIKNKIPSHKANLSEDYQLLKAMLEAQEKRDIISDWIAKRQKDTYIYIAPGWRNCNFKYPGWIKK encoded by the coding sequence ATGAGATACATAGCCAATAGATTGTCTTTTCTTTTTATGCTCCTGTTGATTGTGCAGTTTGGGTATGCCCAAAGTAATGTGATTGATCAGGTTATTTGGGTAGTTGGTGATGAACCAATTCTGCTTTCTGATGTTGAAAATCAAAAACTTCAAATGCAATATCAGGGAGATAAAATTAATGGAGATCCAGACTGTGTAATTCCAGAACAAATAGCAATTCAAAAATTATTTCTGCATCAGGCTAAAATAGATAGTGTCACTGTCAGTGAATCTTCAGTCAGTGCAGAAGTAGATAGGCGAATTAATTATTTTATCAGTCAAATCGGATCAACAGAAAAATTGGAAGAATACTTTAATAAAACTCTCCCACAAATACGTGACCAATTGCACACTACAGTACGCGATGAAATGATTGTGCAACAGATGCAACAAAAACTCATTGGAGATGTTGAAGTAACACCGGAAGCAGTACGAAAATACTATATGAAGCTAAATCCAGACAGTATTCCGACTGTGCCTGCCACTGTTGAAGCGCAAATTATCACTCAATATCCGGTTATTCCTCAATCTGAGATAGATCGCATTAAGGCTCGGCTTCGTAGTTTTGCAAATCGTGTAGATTCGGGACAAGTGGATTTTGCAACACTAGCTATGCTTTATTCGGAAGACCCGGGTTCAGCTCAACACGGGGGAGAGCTTGGCTTTTTAGGACGAGCACAATTAGATCCTGCATTTGCTAACGTTGCATTCAGCCTGACAAATCCCAAAAAAGTATCACGCGTAGTACAAACTGAATATGGATATCACATCATTCAGCTGATTGCGAAACAAGGTGATCGCGTCGATGTGCGTCATATCTTATTAAAGCCCCAAATTACCCCCGAAGAAGAACAAACGGTTCTGCACCGATTAGATAGTGTTGCAACGTTAGTACATACTAATAAAATGACTTTTGACGAAGCTGTTATGCATTTTTCAATGGACAAAAATACCGTTATGAATAATGGGTTGATGATGAATTCATCAACTGGTGATTCAAAATTTGAATTACAACAGCTCCCGCCTGAAATTGCCAAACAAGCTAATAAACTGAGCGTTGGTGAAGTCTCCAATGCTTTCCTGATGATTAATCCTGAAAATAACCGGGAAGAAGGAGCAATTATCAAGATCAAGAATAAAATTCCAAGCCACAAAGCTAATCTGTCAGAAGATTATCAACTGCTAAAGGCGATGCTTGAAGCACAAGAAAAAAGAGATATCATTAGCGATTGGATAGCAAAACGTCAAAAAGATACTTACATCTACATTGCCCCAGGATGGAGAAATTGTAACTTTAAATACCCAGGGTGGATCAAAAAATAA